One part of the Gemmatimonadaceae bacterium genome encodes these proteins:
- a CDS encoding acyl carrier protein — translation MDAIEQNVKSFIIDSFLPGADPSQLTEETPLITGGILDSLATVQLSIYLEQHFHIEIGAHETGPDNLNTLAQIAALVRSKRPA, via the coding sequence ATGGACGCCATCGAGCAGAACGTCAAGTCCTTCATCATCGACTCCTTCCTGCCGGGGGCCGACCCGTCCCAGCTGACCGAGGAGACGCCGCTGATCACCGGCGGCATTCTCGACTCATTGGCGACGGTGCAGCTGTCGATCTATCTCGAACAGCACTTCCACATCGAGATCGGCGCGCACGAGACCGGCCCCGACAATCTCAACACACTCGCGCAGATCGCAGCCCTGGTGCGATCGAAGCGCCCGGCGTGA
- a CDS encoding alkaline phosphatase family protein: protein MPAASLKVVAVGFDGLDPRIVERLLAAGALPAFARLAAQGGLARVATTTPAQTPVAWSSFATGLNPGGHGIFDFLRRDPERYLPDLGLSRFEQRSAMLPPAAVNLRSGATIWELASQAGLRSVVLRCPCTFPPAPFRGRLLSGMGVPDLRGGIGTATFLCAGEATPSNEAEIVRRLERDGSTFRSFLTGPARSHNDELVIPLTLTTRGDADGSVRFDSGTVHALREGAWSEWVPIAFRSGLLTRLRGIVRLLLVRGGNDPELYVSPINYDPASPAFPISEPWSYAGALQDAIGAYATLGMPEDHTGLTNSRFDEATFLAQCDLIMQERLAMLRHELGRGDSDFLYCLFDTPDRVQHMFWRFTEPDHPANAMHGLDPAYRAVIDEHYRSCDAILGEVLDSVDDRTTVMVLSDHGFTSFRRAFHVNSWLADHGWLQFRRGVRRGDETSSFFHGVDWSRTRAYATGFGSIYLNVEGREGQGIVPAPDRARVASDLARSICGARDTETDVVAVARAAVRESVYRGSRIDDAPDVILGMANGFRVSWETALGGAPAVLFEHNTRKWAGDHIVSPELVPGVLLMNRPFSHEGATLADCMRSILDLLGVPAPASVEGRSLLPPA, encoded by the coding sequence ATGCCTGCGGCATCGCTGAAGGTCGTCGCGGTCGGGTTTGACGGGCTCGACCCCAGGATCGTGGAGCGACTGCTCGCGGCCGGCGCGTTGCCAGCGTTCGCGCGACTCGCCGCGCAGGGTGGCCTCGCCCGCGTGGCCACCACCACGCCCGCGCAGACGCCCGTCGCCTGGTCGAGCTTTGCCACGGGCCTCAACCCGGGCGGGCACGGCATCTTCGACTTCCTCCGCCGGGACCCGGAGCGATACCTCCCCGACCTCGGCCTGAGTCGCTTCGAGCAGCGAAGCGCGATGCTCCCGCCAGCAGCCGTGAACCTCAGGAGCGGCGCCACCATCTGGGAACTCGCGAGCCAAGCGGGGCTGCGCAGCGTGGTGCTCCGGTGCCCGTGCACCTTTCCCCCGGCGCCGTTCCGCGGCCGACTCCTCTCGGGAATGGGCGTGCCTGACCTCCGCGGCGGGATCGGTACGGCGACCTTCCTGTGCGCCGGTGAAGCCACGCCATCGAATGAGGCGGAGATCGTGCGGCGCCTGGAACGCGACGGCTCGACATTTCGCTCCTTTCTCACCGGGCCCGCGCGCTCACACAACGACGAACTGGTCATCCCGCTGACGCTCACCACGCGCGGCGATGCCGACGGGTCCGTGCGCTTTGATAGCGGGACGGTACACGCGCTCCGTGAAGGAGCGTGGAGCGAGTGGGTCCCCATCGCCTTTCGGAGCGGCCTGCTCACCAGGCTCCGCGGAATAGTGCGACTGCTGCTCGTGCGTGGCGGGAACGATCCCGAACTCTACGTGTCGCCCATCAACTACGACCCTGCCTCACCCGCGTTCCCCATCAGCGAGCCATGGTCGTATGCCGGTGCGTTGCAGGACGCGATCGGTGCGTATGCGACGCTCGGGATGCCTGAGGACCACACCGGCCTCACCAACAGCCGCTTTGACGAGGCGACGTTCCTCGCCCAGTGCGATCTCATCATGCAGGAGCGTCTCGCCATGCTGCGCCACGAGCTCGGCCGCGGGGACTCCGATTTTCTCTACTGTCTGTTCGACACGCCGGATCGCGTGCAGCACATGTTCTGGCGCTTTACCGAGCCCGATCACCCGGCGAACGCCATGCACGGGCTGGATCCGGCCTACCGCGCGGTGATCGACGAGCACTACCGCTCGTGCGACGCGATCCTCGGCGAGGTGCTGGACAGCGTCGATGATCGCACGACGGTCATGGTCCTCTCCGATCACGGATTCACGAGCTTCCGCCGAGCGTTTCATGTCAACAGCTGGCTCGCCGATCACGGCTGGCTGCAGTTTCGCCGCGGTGTGCGACGTGGTGACGAGACCTCGAGCTTCTTCCACGGCGTTGATTGGAGCCGCACGCGTGCGTACGCGACCGGGTTCGGGTCGATCTATCTCAACGTCGAGGGGCGCGAGGGGCAGGGGATCGTTCCGGCCCCTGATCGCGCGCGCGTGGCGAGCGACCTTGCACGGTCCATCTGCGGCGCGCGGGACACTGAAACGGACGTCGTCGCGGTGGCGCGCGCCGCGGTGCGCGAGTCGGTATACCGTGGTTCGCGCATCGACGACGCGCCTGACGTGATTCTTGGAATGGCCAATGGTTTTCGTGTGTCGTGGGAAACGGCACTCGGTGGTGCGCCAGCAGTGTTGTTCGAGCACAACACTCGCAAGTGGGCGGGCGACCACATCGTGTCGCCCGAACTGGTGCCGGGAGTGTTGCTCATGAACCGGCCGTTCAGTCACGAAGGCGCGACGCTTGCTGATTGCATGCGTAGCATCCTCGATCTCCTGGGAGTACCTGCTCCCGCGTCGGTCGAGGGTCGATCGCTCCTTCCGCCCGCATGA
- a CDS encoding acyl-CoA dehydrogenase family protein encodes MNFDYSPEQETLRREVIRFARERLNAGVIERDRQQEFSRELWRACGEMGLQGLPVPEALGGSGLDPLTTTIAIEALGYGCTDNGLVFSVCAHLLSCVVPMWRFGNAEQQAKYLPRLCTGELIGIHAMTEPGSGSDSFGLRTRATREGDAWRIDGSKTFISNAPVADVIIVFALTDVTKGYHGGVTAFLMERDTPGLTVSRKIEKMGMRTSPFGELGFDGVLVPDAAILGTLGGGSGIFTHAMDWERIVLFAAHVGQMERLLERGVQYARTRQQGGKAIGKYQAVSHKLADLKVQLEAARLLLYRSATRLDRTRAVSLDGAMTKLFVSESLVRGALDVLQVFAGYGYAVEYEVEREVRDALGSRIYSGTSDIQRNIIGSWLRL; translated from the coding sequence ATGAATTTCGACTATTCGCCCGAGCAGGAGACGTTGCGACGCGAGGTGATCAGGTTCGCGCGCGAGCGGCTCAACGCAGGCGTCATCGAGCGGGACCGCCAGCAGGAGTTCTCGCGCGAACTCTGGCGCGCGTGCGGCGAGATGGGTCTGCAGGGCCTGCCCGTGCCCGAGGCGCTTGGTGGGTCGGGGCTGGATCCCCTCACGACGACGATCGCGATCGAGGCGCTGGGCTACGGCTGCACCGACAACGGTCTCGTGTTCTCCGTGTGCGCGCACCTGCTTTCCTGCGTGGTGCCGATGTGGCGCTTCGGGAACGCGGAGCAGCAGGCGAAGTACCTGCCGCGGCTCTGCACCGGAGAGTTGATCGGCATCCATGCAATGACCGAACCCGGGAGCGGTTCCGATTCGTTCGGGCTCCGGACCCGCGCGACGCGCGAGGGCGACGCGTGGCGCATCGATGGATCGAAGACGTTCATCTCCAACGCGCCGGTCGCCGACGTGATCATCGTCTTTGCGCTCACCGATGTGACCAAGGGCTACCATGGCGGCGTGACCGCGTTCCTGATGGAGCGCGACACTCCGGGCCTCACGGTCTCGCGCAAGATCGAGAAGATGGGCATGCGCACGTCGCCGTTCGGCGAACTCGGGTTCGACGGCGTTCTCGTTCCCGACGCGGCGATCCTCGGGACGCTCGGGGGCGGGAGCGGCATCTTCACCCATGCGATGGACTGGGAGCGCATCGTGCTCTTCGCCGCGCACGTGGGCCAGATGGAGCGCCTGCTCGAGCGCGGTGTGCAGTATGCACGCACCCGACAGCAAGGCGGCAAGGCGATCGGGAAGTACCAGGCGGTGTCCCACAAGCTCGCCGACCTCAAGGTGCAGCTCGAGGCGGCACGCCTGTTGCTCTACCGTTCGGCGACGCGTCTCGACCGAACCAGGGCGGTGTCGCTCGACGGCGCCATGACCAAGCTGTTCGTGAGCGAGTCGCTGGTACGCGGCGCGCTCGACGTGCTGCAGGTCTTTGCCGGCTATGGCTACGCCGTGGAGTACGAGGTGGAGCGCGAGGTGCGCGACGCCCTTGGCAGCCGCATCTACTCCGGCACCTCCGACATCCAGCGCAACATCATCGGTTCGTGGCTCCGACTCTAG
- a CDS encoding sulfatase yields the protein MTEAQAPPVLSNPPRAARLGASLARAAAFAGFASAAHVALLVRTRYLKGEFSWASRDMLWMSPVANIVILCGLAIATWAVARAVARGRGQAIVDGVLAGFTALAVLLLIGGLHEIAVAVLSVGVGVQVGRWSASGARVVRWSTVVGLGVLGIMLAAGAAERFTRDRRLSAGARQDAPQGAPNVLVIIWDTVRAASVGLYGAERPTTPELEAFAATATTFDWAMAPSPWTLPSHCSMFTGLQPGEHSCRWGVPLRGEPMTIAEAFRARGWRTGAFVANPFYTSWESGLGYGFERYNEIRVSVRQVLLSSTLSQTGIARDLFRGSTWRERTRALRSFKLRGDPKPLTDRKLAAQVNDEFLGWLDRGDARPFFAFLNLFDAHDPYDPPAPWDAKFPQAPKRLGLYEGGVAYMDSELGRLTRALAQRGLLDNTIIVVTSDHGEMFGEHGMTNHGHALYMPLIHVPLVVRAPGLPTGQRVSSVVGLRDLAATLAQLAGLGSVPGIGGSSFATADRLQPSPVGDSTVARVALSEVEKSQLFWMKGPARLGAMHALTDDSLHYIVDATGAEELFAYRSDRSESENLASRDSTQLRRFRALLPRMARALVR from the coding sequence GTGACCGAGGCCCAGGCACCTCCGGTGCTGTCGAACCCGCCGCGCGCCGCGCGGCTGGGCGCGTCGCTCGCGCGGGCCGCGGCATTTGCCGGATTCGCGAGTGCGGCTCACGTCGCGTTGCTGGTTCGCACGCGGTACCTCAAGGGCGAGTTCTCGTGGGCCTCGCGCGACATGCTCTGGATGTCGCCGGTCGCGAACATCGTGATCCTTTGCGGCCTGGCCATCGCGACGTGGGCGGTGGCGCGCGCCGTGGCCCGGGGGCGGGGGCAGGCAATCGTCGACGGCGTGCTCGCGGGTTTCACCGCGCTTGCCGTGCTGCTGCTGATCGGTGGACTTCACGAGATCGCCGTGGCGGTGCTGTCGGTTGGCGTTGGCGTGCAGGTTGGACGCTGGTCGGCGTCGGGCGCGCGTGTGGTACGATGGTCCACCGTGGTGGGCCTTGGCGTCCTGGGCATCATGCTGGCTGCGGGCGCCGCGGAGCGGTTCACCCGCGACAGGCGGCTCAGCGCCGGCGCGCGGCAGGACGCACCGCAGGGCGCGCCCAACGTGCTCGTGATCATCTGGGACACGGTGCGTGCCGCGAGCGTCGGACTCTATGGCGCCGAGCGACCGACGACGCCCGAGCTCGAGGCCTTCGCCGCGACGGCGACGACGTTCGACTGGGCCATGGCCCCGTCGCCGTGGACGCTGCCCTCGCACTGCTCGATGTTCACCGGCCTGCAGCCCGGCGAGCACAGTTGCCGCTGGGGCGTGCCGCTCCGCGGCGAGCCGATGACGATTGCCGAGGCGTTCCGGGCCCGTGGTTGGCGCACCGGAGCGTTTGTCGCAAACCCGTTCTACACGTCCTGGGAGTCGGGGCTCGGCTACGGGTTCGAGCGCTACAACGAAATCCGCGTGTCGGTGCGTCAGGTGCTGCTGTCGTCGACGCTGTCGCAGACCGGCATCGCGCGCGACCTGTTTCGGGGCTCCACATGGCGGGAGCGCACCCGGGCGTTGCGATCCTTCAAGCTGCGCGGCGATCCCAAGCCGCTCACCGATCGCAAACTGGCCGCGCAGGTGAATGACGAGTTCCTCGGCTGGCTGGACCGGGGCGACGCGCGGCCGTTCTTCGCGTTCCTGAACCTTTTCGACGCACATGATCCCTACGATCCGCCGGCGCCGTGGGACGCAAAGTTCCCGCAGGCGCCAAAGCGGCTCGGCCTGTACGAGGGCGGCGTGGCGTACATGGACAGCGAACTCGGCCGCCTCACGAGGGCCCTCGCGCAACGTGGTTTGCTGGACAACACGATCATCGTCGTGACGTCGGACCATGGGGAGATGTTCGGTGAGCACGGCATGACGAACCACGGACACGCGCTGTACATGCCGCTCATCCACGTGCCGCTGGTCGTCAGGGCGCCGGGCCTGCCGACCGGACAGCGCGTGTCGAGCGTCGTCGGGTTGCGCGACCTCGCCGCCACGCTGGCACAGCTTGCCGGCCTCGGATCGGTGCCGGGCATCGGCGGCAGCTCGTTCGCCACCGCCGACCGGTTGCAGCCGTCGCCAGTCGGCGACTCGACCGTGGCGCGCGTCGCGCTGTCCGAGGTGGAGAAGTCGCAGCTGTTCTGGATGAAGGGTCCGGCGCGGCTCGGCGCGATGCACGCGCTCACCGACGACTCCCTGCACTACATCGTGGACGCCACGGGCGCGGAGGAACTGTTCGCGTATCGTTCGGACCGCAGCGAATCGGAGAACCTGGCGTCGCGCGACAGCACGCAGCTCCGGCGATTCCGCGCGCTCCTGCCGCGGATGGCTCGCGCTCTGGTCCGCTAG
- a CDS encoding sulfatase — MSSRARHVLHTVAIAAAAGVGTGVVQALVGLWRQGIGHAFIWLSRDHVWMTPLGTMLVFMAGALPVLLVEAVLPRRDARLAAFVFGTAAVFSLALLIPGLHQLAGLLVAMGAGARAAAWIGRDPARRRSTVYRSAAVLGACAIAVAAWRDVSAHRSERRQVASLPAAAEGAPNVLVIILDTVRAASMSFLGYPRPTTPALAALGAQGAVFEQAWSTAPWTLPSHAGMFTGRYPSQLSTDWRTPLDATPPTLAEALALRGYRTAGFAANHFYVSDEGGLSRGFEHWEDYKRTFKQVLLSATLLQTGVLRQLIDASSLGGRLRALTLLVPRTQVMWSSDRALAPDVTQGFLRWQAGIGNQPFLAFLNLYDAHLPYDPPGSWGTRFSPQGTELDRYDGGIAYMDSTLGAMFDELRQRGVLDRTLVIVSSDHGELFGEHGLHGHGVSLYRPELHVPLVVRYPARVPAGQRITAAVTLRDLPATVLDVVGAPQGFHGIPGTSWLPPTPGGAWPAGSAVVSQVSQGINTAPNEPVTRGPMSSLVTDSLHYIKNGDGREEVYAWRTDGGESRDVAAASPLDRLRAAIAAAVR; from the coding sequence ATGTCATCGCGCGCGCGGCACGTGCTGCACACGGTCGCGATTGCCGCGGCAGCGGGCGTTGGTACCGGTGTGGTGCAGGCTCTTGTTGGCCTGTGGCGCCAGGGCATCGGGCACGCCTTCATCTGGTTGAGTCGCGACCACGTGTGGATGACGCCGCTGGGCACCATGCTCGTTTTCATGGCGGGCGCGCTGCCGGTGTTGCTTGTCGAGGCGGTGCTCCCCCGTCGGGATGCGCGGCTGGCGGCGTTCGTGTTCGGCACGGCCGCCGTGTTCAGCCTCGCGCTGCTGATTCCGGGCCTTCACCAGCTGGCGGGCCTCCTGGTGGCGATGGGAGCCGGCGCGCGCGCGGCCGCGTGGATCGGCCGCGATCCCGCGCGGCGGCGCTCAACCGTCTATCGCTCAGCGGCAGTGCTCGGTGCGTGCGCCATCGCCGTCGCGGCGTGGCGCGATGTGTCGGCTCACCGGTCCGAGCGGCGCCAGGTGGCGTCGCTGCCGGCGGCTGCCGAAGGTGCGCCGAACGTGCTCGTGATCATCCTCGACACGGTTCGAGCCGCGTCGATGTCGTTCCTTGGCTACCCGCGTCCGACGACGCCGGCGCTGGCCGCGTTAGGCGCCCAGGGCGCGGTCTTCGAGCAGGCGTGGAGCACGGCGCCGTGGACGCTCCCGTCGCACGCCGGCATGTTCACCGGTCGGTACCCGAGCCAGCTCTCGACGGACTGGCGAACGCCCCTCGACGCGACGCCACCAACCCTGGCCGAGGCCCTCGCCCTGCGCGGGTACCGCACCGCCGGCTTTGCCGCCAATCACTTCTATGTGAGCGACGAAGGCGGGCTCTCGCGTGGCTTCGAGCACTGGGAAGACTATAAGCGGACGTTCAAGCAAGTGTTGCTGAGCGCGACCCTGCTGCAGACCGGCGTGCTCCGTCAGCTCATCGATGCGTCGTCGCTCGGTGGCCGACTGCGGGCGCTCACGCTGCTCGTGCCGCGTACGCAGGTGATGTGGTCGAGCGATCGCGCGCTGGCGCCGGATGTCACGCAGGGCTTTCTCCGCTGGCAGGCGGGCATCGGGAATCAGCCCTTCCTCGCGTTCCTCAACCTCTACGATGCGCATCTTCCCTACGACCCGCCCGGTTCGTGGGGGACGCGCTTTTCGCCGCAGGGGACGGAGCTCGATCGCTATGACGGTGGCATCGCGTACATGGACAGCACGCTGGGCGCGATGTTCGACGAGCTGCGGCAACGCGGTGTGCTGGACCGCACGCTGGTGATCGTGTCATCGGACCACGGGGAACTGTTCGGTGAACATGGGCTCCATGGCCACGGCGTGTCGCTGTATCGCCCCGAGCTGCACGTGCCACTGGTCGTCCGATATCCGGCCAGGGTGCCCGCGGGCCAGCGCATCACCGCGGCGGTCACGCTGCGGGATCTCCCCGCGACCGTGCTCGACGTGGTGGGTGCTCCGCAGGGATTTCACGGGATTCCGGGAACGTCCTGGCTTCCTCCGACGCCGGGCGGTGCCTGGCCCGCGGGGAGCGCCGTCGTGTCGCAGGTGAGCCAGGGGATCAACACCGCTCCCAATGAGCCCGTGACCCGCGGCCCGATGTCGTCGCTCGTGACCGATTCGCTGCACTACATCAAGAATGGCGATGGGCGCGAGGAGGTGTACGCCTGGCGTACGGATGGTGGGGAGTCGCGTGACGTGGCGGCCGCCTCGCCCCTGGACCGACTCAGGGCGGCGATCGCGGCGGCCGTGCGTTAG
- a CDS encoding amino acid adenylation domain-containing protein, with product MTSSTTASDIGTLVDLLQDAAQRRPDHPAVEAIPSGCLTFRALDALSDRVRDRLTLLGVGRGDRVGIYARKSIDAYSAMLGVMKCGAAYVPVDYAAPAWRSAFILADCGVKAVVLESSLTAAWSEEATRLGPLPSLIELQGAGDGSHLTAALDALDVTHGMAARAVTVRPRSDELAYILYTSGSTGKPKGVMLSHRNAVSYVDWCSAVFAPREDDRFSSHAPFHFDLSILDLYVPLKHGATVVLINADQGKEPTSLAALIAERRLTVWYSTPTILTMLAQYGKMNRHEYTSLRYVFFAGEVFPVKHLRAVKALLPSARFFNLYGPTETNVCTYHEIPAEVEPTRTEPYPIGRACEQFASRVVDEDGRDVERGAEGELIMAGPGVLLGYWNLPEKTAEAFFVDAGGTRWYRTGDLVTEDAHGVFTYVGRRDRMVKRRGYRIELGEIESGLYRHPDVKEAAVVAVKDAEGGVRIKAVLASSGAALSVIAMKQFCAQVLPAYMSPDVFTFVDALPRTSTDKVDYQCLMAS from the coding sequence ATGACGAGCAGCACGACAGCGTCGGACATCGGTACCCTGGTGGATCTCCTGCAGGACGCGGCGCAGCGCCGACCGGACCATCCGGCCGTCGAGGCGATTCCGTCGGGCTGCCTGACGTTTCGTGCGCTCGATGCCTTGAGCGATCGTGTCCGCGATCGCCTGACATTGCTTGGTGTTGGCCGCGGCGATCGCGTGGGGATCTATGCCCGCAAGTCGATCGATGCATACAGCGCGATGCTCGGCGTCATGAAATGCGGTGCTGCATACGTACCGGTCGACTACGCGGCGCCGGCGTGGCGGAGCGCCTTCATTCTCGCGGACTGCGGCGTGAAGGCCGTGGTGCTCGAGTCTTCGCTCACCGCCGCCTGGTCCGAAGAGGCGACCAGGCTCGGCCCGCTTCCTTCCCTCATCGAACTCCAGGGCGCGGGCGATGGGTCGCACCTCACGGCGGCCCTGGACGCGCTCGACGTCACGCACGGAATGGCCGCGCGCGCTGTCACGGTTCGGCCGCGGAGCGACGAGCTGGCGTACATCCTCTACACCTCCGGTTCAACGGGCAAGCCGAAGGGCGTCATGCTCTCGCACCGCAACGCGGTCTCGTACGTGGACTGGTGCTCGGCGGTCTTTGCGCCGCGCGAAGACGATCGGTTCTCATCGCACGCGCCGTTTCACTTCGACCTGTCGATCCTGGACCTCTACGTGCCGCTCAAACATGGCGCGACGGTCGTGCTGATCAACGCGGATCAGGGGAAGGAGCCCACGAGCCTGGCAGCGCTCATCGCCGAGCGCCGACTGACGGTGTGGTACTCCACACCGACGATTCTGACGATGCTCGCGCAGTACGGGAAGATGAACCGTCACGAGTACACCTCATTGCGCTACGTCTTCTTTGCCGGCGAGGTCTTCCCCGTGAAGCACCTGCGGGCGGTGAAGGCGCTTCTGCCGAGCGCGCGGTTCTTCAACCTCTACGGGCCCACCGAAACCAACGTGTGCACGTATCACGAGATCCCCGCCGAGGTGGAGCCGACGCGCACGGAGCCCTACCCGATCGGTCGTGCGTGCGAACAGTTCGCGTCTCGCGTGGTCGACGAGGACGGTCGTGACGTGGAGCGTGGCGCCGAGGGCGAGCTGATCATGGCGGGCCCAGGGGTGCTCCTGGGCTACTGGAACCTGCCGGAGAAGACGGCGGAGGCTTTCTTCGTCGATGCAGGTGGCACGCGTTGGTATCGCACCGGCGACCTCGTCACCGAGGACGCGCACGGCGTGTTCACGTACGTGGGCCGACGCGATCGAATGGTCAAGCGTCGCGGCTACCGGATCGAGCTGGGCGAGATCGAATCGGGCCTCTATCGGCATCCCGACGTGAAGGAGGCCGCCGTGGTCGCCGTGAAGGACGCCGAGGGTGGGGTGCGCATCAAGGCGGTGCTCGCATCGTCAGGCGCCGCGCTTTCGGTGATTGCGATGAAGCAGTTCTGCGCGCAGGTACTTCCGGCCTACATGAGCCCGGACGTGTTCACCTTCGTCGATGCGTTGCCGCGCACGTCGACCGACAAGGTGGACTACCAGTGTCTCATGGCGAGCTGA
- a CDS encoding sulfatase: MSAPREMAWWEPPVLAVAAGWVAGFAHTVFTWYRRHVAHEFTWSSRDLSWMSPLGNVAMLLAPAALLVVVALVRRGRVPRAPGTFLVVLPAAVSVLLLIQRLHPFAVLILAAGLAVRAGLSAASHGDGWRRWTTRVAVAGVVATSVAFLMTSRSATRTPAGTPAEGSPNVVVLILDTVRAASTSLHGYARATTPTLERLGREGAVYEWAISPSSWTLPSHASMFTGRPGSHLSSSWRRPLDATYPTVAEVLGRAGWATGAFVGNLYYTHHESGIDRGFDVLRDFRRSRLQVLWSTTIGQTPLLSRLLWEDRSPRGLLATIKAFELRSRVEPQQDRRRSSEVIDDFLAWQVGQREPFFAFLNLYDAHDPYEPPPDYRTLYSTNPTKQDLYDGGIRYMDDQLARLTAALAQRGVLDNTLLIITADHGEQWGEHGLGNHGNSLYLPLVHVPLVIRYPALVAAGTRVSDPMSLTDLAATILAVTKVEPGGIPGTSLLAGGRGSVITETEALDPSARKHQPAERGAMAAIVRDSLQFIRNGDSTYQLFDVVHDYAQERDVIATATGCAASVELDSLLRAASREPRTPPFYTARCRVATPPVERR; this comes from the coding sequence GTGAGCGCGCCACGCGAGATGGCCTGGTGGGAACCGCCCGTCCTTGCGGTCGCCGCTGGCTGGGTTGCCGGTTTTGCGCACACGGTGTTCACCTGGTATCGCCGACACGTGGCGCACGAGTTCACGTGGTCCAGCCGCGACCTCTCGTGGATGTCGCCGCTCGGCAACGTGGCGATGCTGCTCGCGCCGGCCGCGTTGCTCGTCGTCGTCGCCCTGGTCCGCCGCGGTCGCGTACCCAGGGCGCCGGGAACGTTTCTGGTCGTGTTGCCCGCGGCGGTGAGCGTGCTCCTGCTGATCCAGCGGCTCCACCCATTCGCCGTGCTCATTCTCGCAGCAGGCCTGGCCGTGCGCGCGGGCCTGTCGGCGGCCAGTCATGGCGATGGGTGGCGGCGATGGACCACGCGCGTTGCGGTCGCCGGCGTCGTCGCAACGAGTGTCGCGTTCCTCATGACCAGCCGATCGGCCACGCGAACGCCCGCGGGCACGCCAGCTGAGGGCTCGCCCAACGTCGTCGTGCTGATTCTCGACACCGTGCGTGCGGCCAGCACGTCGCTGCACGGCTACGCGAGAGCGACCACGCCGACCCTCGAGAGGCTCGGACGCGAAGGCGCGGTGTACGAGTGGGCGATCTCGCCGTCGAGCTGGACGCTGCCATCGCACGCGTCGATGTTCACGGGGCGTCCGGGTTCGCACCTCTCGTCGTCCTGGCGACGCCCGCTGGATGCGACGTATCCAACCGTCGCCGAAGTGCTCGGCCGCGCGGGTTGGGCCACGGGTGCGTTCGTCGGCAACCTCTACTACACGCACCACGAGTCGGGCATCGATCGAGGCTTCGACGTGCTGCGGGACTTTCGACGCTCGCGCCTGCAGGTCCTCTGGTCGACGACCATCGGGCAGACGCCGCTCCTGAGCCGGTTGCTGTGGGAGGATCGATCGCCCCGCGGGTTGCTGGCCACGATCAAGGCGTTCGAGTTGCGGTCGCGCGTCGAGCCCCAGCAGGATCGGCGGCGTTCATCGGAGGTGATCGACGACTTCCTCGCGTGGCAGGTCGGGCAGCGCGAGCCATTCTTCGCGTTCCTCAACCTCTACGACGCACACGATCCGTACGAACCGCCGCCCGACTACCGCACGCTCTACTCGACCAACCCGACAAAGCAGGACTTGTATGACGGCGGCATCCGCTACATGGACGACCAGCTCGCCCGCCTCACGGCAGCCCTGGCTCAGCGCGGCGTGCTCGACAACACGCTGCTGATCATCACCGCAGACCACGGGGAGCAGTGGGGTGAGCACGGCCTGGGGAACCACGGCAACTCGCTGTACCTCCCGTTGGTCCACGTGCCACTCGTGATCCGCTATCCCGCGTTGGTGGCAGCGGGCACGCGCGTCTCCGACCCCATGAGTCTCACCGACCTCGCCGCAACCATCCTGGCCGTCACGAAGGTGGAGCCTGGCGGGATCCCCGGCACATCGCTCCTTGCCGGCGGGCGGGGATCGGTGATCACGGAAACGGAGGCGCTCGATCCGTCGGCGCGCAAACACCAGCCGGCGGAACGCGGCGCCATGGCGGCGATCGTCCGGGACTCGCTGCAGTTCATCCGGAACGGGGATTCGACGTACCAGCTGTTCGACGTCGTGCACGACTACGCGCAGGAGCGCGACGTGATCGCCACGGCCACAGGTTGCGCGGCCTCCGTGGAGCTCGACTCGTTGTTGCGCGCTGCGAGTCGCGAACCTCGCACGCCACCGTTCTACACCGCGCGCTGTCGCGTGGCGACACCACCGGTCGAGCGTCGCTGA